The DNA segment TCGTCCCACTCGATGGCTTTCTTCCCGTCAAAGGTGACGGTGAAATGCTCGCCACTGAAGTCCACGCGCAAAGTGTGCCACGCGCCGGTTGCAACTTTCATTTGGGTGCGCTTCTTCTCGCTGCGTTTGCCCTTGATCGTGTGATAAATGCAGACGTTGTCTTCGAGCGCATTGGCGCGGGCGATGTAATAATTGTCCGAGTCCTTCGCCCGCCAGACCACGCCGCCGGCCTGATCTTCTTTGCCGGAGATCGGTTTGAACTTCACTTCGACAAAGCCGTCTTTCAGGCTGGTGTCGTTCTTGAGGCAGACCGGATAGGTGGCTACCCCGGATTGCTTGAGGACGTTCGGTTTGCTCGGCGCGCTGTCGTCCTTCTCGATTGTCCACTTCGCTTCGCCTTTACCGGTTTTCGTGGCGGTCCAGCCGGGCGGCGCTGCGCCCGGCGTGGCGTCGTCGAAGTTGATGGTTTCGGCCAGTGCGTTGCTACTTATCAGACTTGTCATAACGAATACTAAGTTGAGTTTTTTCATGGTCTTCTCCGGTTGGTTGGTTTCACTTCGCGGTCTTTTGCACATCGAGCGTCTGCTTGAGATTACGGGCCAGCGACTCAGCTTTTCCTTTGCCCCAGTAATGCAGAAAAATCATGCGGGGTTCTTCGTGCGTCATGTGGTGATGAATCGCGACGATGTTGATGCCGGCTTTGCGCAACGCTTTGAGCACACCTTGCAATTCGTTTTCATGCACCGCGAAGTCGCCGTCCACGACCGCATTTTCGTCCGTGCCGGCGAAGGCGGCCCACGTGTTCACGCCCATTTCTTTACCGACCTCACAGCCGCAGGGCATTTTTGTTTTACGGCCAATCACTACTTTGAACATGCCGTTGTTCGCCTGGCCTTTAATGCCGAGGAGGTCCTCGATGGCTTTACCCGTGATGGAGCTTTGCGCCGGCAAACGCGCGCCGTTAAAACTTTTCGCCGGTTGAGGGGTGGCTGCGCGAATTTCCTTCACCTTGTCGAGCGCTTTTCGGACGCCGGTCGCGACTCGTTCCACGCTGCCTTCGCCGCCGATGTGCATGAAAAAAACCTTCGGCTCGTCAAAGAAGAAGTGATTGTGCAACGCCGTTACGTTGAGGCCAGCGTCAAGCGCAGCGCTCATCACCGGGTTCACTTCGTCCTGGAAGAGAACCAGATCGCCCATCACCATCGCTTCGGCGGTTTTGCCGGGTGTGAACGCGGCCCACGAAGTGAGGCCCATGAACGGCGGCATCACCCATTCATCCACGGCGACTTTCACGTCGGTGCGGGGCGCGGAAACCTTAAACACATCTTCCTGTTCATTGAACGCGCCTTTCAATCCGGTGAGTCGTTCGATGGCGGCGGTGTCGATTTTCTCGACCGCACAGAAGGCGGAGATTTCGGCGCTGAGAAAAACTGCGATGGACGCGAGGATGATCTTCACATGTAAACGTTGTTCTATTTTCATAGCAAGCTCTCCGGTTCGGAATT comes from the Verrucomicrobiota bacterium genome and includes:
- a CDS encoding DUF1259 domain-containing protein, whose translation is MKIEQRLHVKIILASIAVFLSAEISAFCAVEKIDTAAIERLTGLKGAFNEQEDVFKVSAPRTDVKVAVDEWVMPPFMGLTSWAAFTPGKTAEAMVMGDLVLFQDEVNPVMSAALDAGLNVTALHNHFFFDEPKVFFMHIGGEGSVERVATGVRKALDKVKEIRAATPQPAKSFNGARLPAQSSITGKAIEDLLGIKGQANNGMFKVVIGRKTKMPCGCEVGKEMGVNTWAAFAGTDENAVVDGDFAVHENELQGVLKALRKAGINIVAIHHHMTHEEPRMIFLHYWGKGKAESLARNLKQTLDVQKTAK